One Vanessa cardui chromosome 14, ilVanCard2.1, whole genome shotgun sequence DNA segment encodes these proteins:
- the LOC124535037 gene encoding uncharacterized protein LOC124535037 — translation MHKESVVADKRLIRRRAYRMKSHYKNNWRRKIGDQKNKLTVDVFSFVNTQSCKKLIEKGMPPVYKIKNSNQILCYSSEDHYITQEDSGAPAMRQGRLVAVTVGGIDIDGERVAVGMKIICFCSWIAENLPKSVNRIKCCKNCCEIKDNVHQVSTTPNHNNNHRKKHRNKYIYI, via the exons ATGCATAAAGAATCAGTCGTTGCCGATAAACGTCTGATTCGTCGTCGGGCTTACAGGATGAAGTCGCATTACAAGAATAATTGGCGTAGAAAAATAGGTGATCAA aaaaacaaattaacagtTGATGTTTTTTCATTTGTGAACACGCAATCGTGTAAGAAACTCATAGAAAAAGGGATGCCGCCtgtgtataaaataa AAAATTCAAACCAAATTCTCTGTTATTCAAGTGAAGACCATTACATAACGCag GAAGATTCAGGGGCTCCAGCAATGCGACAAGGCCGACTAGTCGCAGTGACGGTGGGCGGCATAGACATTGATGGAGAGCGAGTAGCAGTTGGCATGAagataatatgtttttgttcgTGGATAGCCGAAAATCTACC taaGAGTGTTAACCGAATTAAGTGCTGTAAGAATTGCTGCGAAATAAAAGACAACGTACATCAAGTATCCACAACTcctaatcataataataaccaCAGGAAGAAGCATcgcaataaatacatttatatttaa
- the LOC124535419 gene encoding uncharacterized protein LOC124535419, translating to MFFVDSVFLILCLSIAIFQVHSDKNIDGDDTFSEKSDEIPTDNYLFVALIDIVFTDGSKRTCTGTIIHDNVVITAAHCFSMEESMQPELTATFVVIGTKKMFETGYEQYLPIERIITHPQYKGWTADLALVFTFAGMMSDKPGRVVRLASEKTNTDSEVTVFSWGQCKDENAWGTNRHETETKVESETPYEPSLSDDEKLDDMNNQKETKESEKEHKTTSAIEDEQDMDTKTTRHEPITDRDQNDEYQERKKKRKGSVRERKRKKQVQITVARAFVTKTLRSTVTSIEDNSKRHRKPAYDNVPDFESREYQKKEKRTVARYSLIGTITHVAMIEYFKSCVKK from the exons atGATACGTTTTCGGAAAAGAGCGATGAAATACCAACCGATAATTACTTATTCGTCGCCTTAATTGA CATAGTATTCACAGATGGCTCAAAGAGGACATGCACAGGGACCATTATTCACGATAACGTCGTTATCACCGCCGCACACTGCTT TTCGATGGAAGAGAGCATGCAACCAGAATTGACTGCGACATTTGTCGTCATAGGTACAAAGAAAATGTTCGAAACTGGCTACGAACAATACCTACCAATTGAAAGAATTATAACCCATCCACAATATAAAGGTTGGACGGCAGACCTTGCTTTAGTATTTACATTTGCTGGCATGATGTCTGATAAACCTGGTCGGGTTGTACGGCTTGCTagtgaaaaaacaaatacagATTCCGAAGTCACAGTGTTCAGTTGGGGACAATGTAAGGATGAAAAT GCTTGGGGAACGAATCGCCACGAAACTGAAACTAAAGTTGAATCCGAAACGCCTTATGAACCATCTCTGTCTGATGATGAGAAGCTAGATGACATG aaCAATCAGAAAGAAACTAAAGAAAGTGAAAAAGAACATAAAACAACTTCAGCTATCGAGGATGAACAAGATATGGAT ACAAAAACAACGCGACACGAACCAATAACTGATCGGGACCAAAACGATGAATATCAAGAAcgtaagaaaaaaagaaaaggttCCGTAAGAGAACGAAAGAGGAAGAAACAAGTTCAAATAACAGTTGCGCGAGCATTTGTAACGAAAACATTACGTAGCACTGTTACGTCTATTGAAGACAAT AGTAAACGACATCGCAAGCCAGCTTATGACAATGTACCAGATTTTGAGAGTAGAGAATATCAAAAGAAGGAAAAGCGGACT GTTGCAAGGTACAGCTTAATAGGGACCATAACTCACGTGGCCATGATAGAGTACTTCAAATCATGTGTGAAGAAGTAA